Part of the Nicotiana sylvestris chromosome 5, ASM39365v2, whole genome shotgun sequence genome is shown below.
GCTTCCAGGTAAAGATTTATCAGAGAAAACAATATGACATCTCCTAGAGTAACTTTTACCAGAAGCAAATTAGCAGCAAAGCATGTAAAGAAAATGAACACAGGCCCAACTTAATCTCAAAAGCTAGCTCATGGCGAGAAAAAATTACTCACTTCACTGTCTACATCAAGAGCGATTCTTCGAGCTCAGGTGTTAATTCACCGTGTTTCTTTGTTTCTGAATCTATACATCATGTAATTTGAAGAATGTAATTGAATAATTAATTGTGTCAGTAATATTATGATTCGTATCAGAGCTATTAAACTCAGTCCAAAAAAGTTGCATCCAagtttgagtttcattttgcaATCAAACTGCCATTGGTTCTCTGAAGCAGTAATAACTTAATTTCCATCTCTGTATAACACAGCTCAAATCCTTCAAATTCTCTTTATTTTACCAAAACTTATGGAATACATAACAATATCATATACTTTCACATCacctataaataaataaataaaaagaatctgatattttaacttttaaaaaaaaggagATTGGAAGAGGATCAAGGAGGCAGCTGTTGTTGGTAGTAAAGAAGTATGAAACAATGACACAAGTGAAAATAGCTTGAAATGGCGTACTCTTGACTGTATGAAAGGGTAATGTGTACCATAAATTTTAATTAGATGACCAATTTCATTGGTGATAAGGCTAAACCGATCGTAAAGATAATTACATCAAAGGTTAAAAGTGTATGTAACACAATAATTACCATGAGTTTTGCTAATTTTTACCTTTATTGAGATTTGAGAATACTAAGAGTTAGTGCTTCATTGAATCAGTAACCACTTGAAATTAATCAAGTGATTCTCTTGCTTAAATCAGTAACCACTTGAAATTAACCAAGTGTTTCTTGCTTAACTTGAATGCAAGTTCGACCAATTATTAACTTTAattattacaaaaaaatatatgtaacaCATGAATTACCTCTCTTAGCATAGAAATCAAAAGCATAATTGTCCGAGGCTCATTTGCCGTTCAAGATATGAAATAAAGGATCCTCTACACTAGTCATAAAACAGACAGAACACTATTATTTTATAATGGCTACAAGTTACAAAACTTTAACGAACTCATGTGGCGAGGCAAACAGCACTTGAcactttactttttatttttggaaaaaaacaaTGCAGAAAAGAAAGGGGAGACCACAAATGGTTAATATATCTATGAAACAGGTCCACTAAGACTTTGACAGAAGAAACTTCACAAAGCCAAATTGAACAAGAGGAAAGAAAGTCTGTGACTAACAGAAAAAAGCAAGAAATGACCGCAGTATTCATTACCCACCTCTCATCTATAATTACCTCAATCAAATACCTAAAAACAGAATAAAGTAAGAACTATGTGATTAATGATTGATTACGAACTGACAACTGGTTAAAACGATTTACTAAGTACAGAGTAATAATCATTTGAATTACATATTTTATATCAAATGGAATAATTTTAGGAGCCTTCAATTTTGGGGCCTAATGCAAGATATTTATTGGCCTATGGGTAGAGCCGCCCGTGAACAAATTCTCAAACAATTTGGGGGCCATTGGTGGAAGATTTACAGGCTGAGGAGCCATGAAATTGACAATCTTTTCATGAATATTGTACCTACAAGAACCAAACCAAATTTTTACTCCAGGAAATTTAGAAGTAACCTTGTATGATAGAATCGGCTAATCAATTACCGTATTTTACGACTCTTTGATGCACGGCGATCAACAATTTTTCGTTTCTTCGTCTGCAATCTCTTCAGTGCATAGAATGCTGTCTCTGTAGTTGATAAAGAATTGGTTAGTTTTAGGTGTTCTTTTACCCGGGAGCAACAGTCTAAAAATGCATTCTCCACCAAAAGAAAGACGTATAGTTATACGAACACATCACTATAACACCTTTTCTGATAAAGCTGATCTATAGCTGTAATCTTTAGAAACTTATTCATGCTTGATACATGCAATCAAAACAACAGATTCAGTGTTCATGTAAAAAGGCAGGGAACTTGATCAGGAAAAAGAGCAGGGAGCTTCCCGGAAATGACAGATTTTGCATTCCTGTGAAGAAAGCACATAACATCCTTGATGCAACATCTtaacccccacccccacccaccCCAAAAAAAAGGGGATAAGGTCTAAATTTATCCCTATACTATTGTAAATAGTTTGCATTTATCCTTTGTTATACTTTCCGTCTAAATTTATCCCTACCATTAAAGAAGTAAACAAATCTGGCCTTATCCCTAAGGGTTGTCCAAAGTGGCAGCTGACTCCTCAAAAGTGCCACGTAAGAGTCCATTTCACTATTTAAAAATGTGTTATTTATTATACTTATTTGCTAAATCGGCAAAttaaaaaaatcccaaaaaaaggttgcttcttcttcttcctcaatgCTTCTTCATCTTTGCTTCAAATATTTCGATCTAAACAAAAAATTTAACCCAAACAAACTCAGATCGTCCACAACTTCTCCACATGAATATTCCCAAACTCCAAAACACTTGGCTCAAACTTCAGCAAATCAGAATACCCGTCTTATGTTCTCAAGCTCTCTTACAGCTCCTTCAATGGtgatttctgtttttttttcaaattattgaATACCAGTGGTATTCTTTCCTTTTTAAGATCCAATATTTGTTTTTCTCCACTAGATTTCAGTAGAAAAGAAGCAAGAAATTTCAGGTTCTTGAGTCTTTTTCCAGCTTTGAATTTCGacaaccaaaaaatatagttcaaGGTAGTTTTTACTCAAATCCACGAAAAATCAGTGTTTGATTCACGACTTAAAGCTCAAAACGGCAACACCCTGTCAATCTCCTCAGTAAATAATCAACTGATCTAAGTGGAATTCGAAATTTTTAGACACCCAAAGAATATACCGTAATGGGTTTCAAGAGCCATTATTGGAGAACACCATTGTAGACATATTGAAGGCCTTCAATTGTGATTCCTTTGATGAACCCTAATTTTTCAGCAATGGTGATTTGTTAGTGGGAGAAGACTAGATTTCATTTTGGTGGAGGTAATCTCTGCAATGGAAAAGGTAAAAGGAAAGAATGGAAAAAAGTGAAAAAGTATTGGGAAAGGATTTCTTTTTAGGGGGTGGGGTAAGGAGATTGTAGGGGGAAATGGGAGCTTTTTTTGGTCACCTATTCAAATgcagaaacaaataaaaaataggCTGACATGGACTCTTACTTGACATTTTAATTGAGGGGCCATGTGCAACCGTTAGAAATGGGGGCAAATTTGTTTACTTCTTTAACGGTAAGGATAAATTTAGACGGAAAGTATAACAGAGGATAAATATAAACTATTTATAATAGTACAGGGGTAAATGTGGactttttcccaaaaaaaaaaaagatcccaTGAACAGCACAATTAATAGTTAACATATGACACTGCCAAAATCATAGAAGAAAAACGAAAAGATATTGAACATGGTGTTGCAGGTATACACATCAAAGGTGAGGATAACCACATTATCCTAATACCATCACCATAGAAGGTTAGCAAGGTGGATTTTTGAAACATGACCAGCTTATTTTGAGAGGAAAAAAAATGGTATCTTACCAGATGATGCGGGATCGACTGCCTCAAAAAACTCCTTCAGCAATTGCTGATAGAATTCAGAGTCATCCAAAAGCTCTGGATCACCATCCATGTTTATTCCCTGATCCAAGTTAAGGATAAGTAGATGTGCTTTTCTCTCTAAGGAAATATAATCCATGCAAGAGCATTCTCAAACAAAACTAATTCGTTTCCCAAAAGGAGGCTGGCATTGCCTCTGCTGTACCAAGTGCATAAACCTGAAGCACTAGTAGCATGCCCACATTCTTCTAGGCAACACACTCGACAAGGAGATTTATTGATCTAATCTTATATCAATGAACGACAAACACTATTCATGCCAAACTTGAcaaattgtgtatataaaacacTGGTACCTCTCCATTTCCAGAAGCATCTGAAACCTGCACAAAAGCAGGCACATAAATCAAAAACTAGCGAAAACTAAAAACATTATCCTGAACATTAAGAAACATAGCCAGATCCATGTGTACAATTCAGCTGCCATTCTCAAAACAACTCACGAACCGAGACTTACAGTTCCAAATAGTGCAACTGCCGATCTGCTCTGCTGcattccttttatcattttgctAGGATCCCTCATATAACCGGCCACTTGTTGACTAATGTCCTGTACAATATCAGAATATTAATTCTAGTCATTGTGATTGTTGCTGTACGTATCATTTTTCAAGTCCCAGAAATAAACCTGATTAAATGCTTGCAATTTCCCTTTGATTGCGGCAGCACCAGAGGTCACCTGGGTTTTTCTCTGCCATTTGTCTATCGATTTGTCCCTAAAAGCAGCCATCCTATGACATAAAAGAATTAGCAACATCAATTTCCAACAAGGAGCCAATTTATTTAGCAAAAGGGAGAAAGGGCAATCGCATGAGAATGCAATGGCGAGAAAAATGTAGAGTAATAGCTGTTCTGGAACATAATTTTGGAGTTGTGTTATGTAACTATGCAGGTTTTGTTCCTAACTACTATAGATGTACATAAAATCTGACTCCAGAACAACATTAATAATGGGGTGCAGGACAAATTCTTCACTGGGAAGCAGGATTTAACCTAACTGCATAGAAGAATGGAACAGATGAGAAACAATGACTAGAACGAAAGCAATCAAAAAGACCATCTATAACACCAGTTCCAGGGCATATAGCaccaaatcccccccccccccaaaaaaaaaatctcATTTTCAGCAGCCTATACTCTATCCTTTGCCCTCTGTAGCTCTCATTTATTCAAAAGAAAACATATACTTCCTCCTCTATCCCAAATTTGTATGACAGTGTCTATTTTGGGACGTCATAAAATATTTGACACCATTTAGTTTTCTTGTTTTTTTGGGATAAGGTAATAAGATTTCATTAATGGAGGGGCATAAATACCCGTATACATTAAGTATACCAAAATAGTAGAGAAAACTCACAAAATAATGTGGTTCTCTACGAAAGACGCCCAATTATCTATGCTTAAGCGAATCTTATGGGTGCACCAAAACATAATAAGAGAAAAGAGACTACTCCTCAAATGTACAAAAGCCGTCTCTATTCCATAGAAAGCTCTCCTATTTCTCTCTCTCCAAATAGTCCACATGAGTGCAAGTGGAGCGACATCCCAAGCCCTATGTCTTCTTCTACTCCTTCTGAAAGTCCAGCTGAACATTACTTCTTTAACCGTGCCAGGCATTACCCATTGAAGTCCAAACCAACCCAACCTTCATGCCATAAGCAAGATGCAAGCACTTGGACGTGAAACACCAATTGACACATGTAATTCTCCTTTTTCTCATATTCTAAGCCGTTAGAATCACTCCCCTCGTAGCTAGCCATTAAAGAAACACACCTTTCTCAGTACTCTAGGAATGCAAATTGAAGAATAAGGAACGGCTGCCTCCTCTCTGCCCAGTAGTAAACCATAAAAAGACTATACAGAGACAATGCCACTATCTCCCCCgcaccccccccccaaaaaaaaaaaaaaatctccaaaTATCATGATTAAACTGTGAAATATTCTGTCTGTGGAGCAACTCCGTCAATCTCTGTAACTCTACAACCTCTCAATCTTGTAAGTTCCTCCTAAACCTCAGATCCCAATGTGTTTCTCCTCCTTGTATCCTCTGTATGCTTTGAGTAGACATCGTTTTTGGCATGAACATATTAGGAAACATGATGCTCGAAGTGTTATTTTCACATCATATTTGTCCCCAAAAGCTTACTCTTATCCCACCACCCACCCTAAATGATATATTCCTAATAAACTCTACTGACTCTGTTGGCTAAATTTCCACCTAAATCACACTCGCCTATATAGTGTTAACagtttcaagttggaattttCTCCTGATGTGTCGTATAAAACatatatataaacatatataTATTGTAGCAAAAAAACTAAGATCATAATCTAAAGCCAAAAAAAGAGTTTGACCAACTCCAgttcaaaaaggaaaaagaatttgACCAACAGCTATAAAACAAGCAAATGCGTTAATAAGCCTCAGTTAAACATTCTTACCTTGAATGCATTTGAGAAATCTTCTGCCAATCTTCATCAACTTCACCATTTGACTCAACATAATCTTCCGAAAGCTTCAACCTTTTACCAGAATTGACTTCAGGAAAGAAAATTACAGAAAACATCAACCAGTGAATATGTTAATCCAAAAAGGTATGTTTATGTTGTCTTTGTAGCAAATAGCTAAGAAGAAAATTGATGTTCATTAGGCCCTTAAACATGAAAATTATGTAAGAAGTCAGGGACTTGGTTTTCCAGTTTTGGCAACACTTCTGAATATGGTGACCTATCAAACAATTTCCAGAAATTCTTTCAGTTAATCAGAGTCAGAGGCTTATAGAACTTCACTCAGAAATCACAGTCTAGAGCTGCAACATAGAGCAAATTGGTTTCTTTTGCACACTATAAAATAGTACTTTTGGTCTTGAAAATCTAGCAAATTTCTGACCCTCTAAAACCTAATTTGATGCTTTTAGGCAAGCCCCCAAGTCCTTTCCAGTGGTCATTTAATCACTTAGTCAATGCCTCGAGTTGGAGCTTGCTGAATTCTACTTTCAGCAAAATTCATTATTATATTTCAAAAAGTATCATATGTTACCATCACAAACAAAAGATATTTCAAAAAGTAAATTCAGATTTTCAAAAACTCAGAACAAAGAACGTTAAACACTCAAAATTTGCATGTAGATGCGGCTCTTTGAGTGTGAGAAAATAAAGCTACAAGTCATACCGTCCATTGATTGAGTAATTGAAGGATTCTTCTCAAGTAGTACCTGCCAAATTACAAATGTTTTAGAATAACAGGTTAAATAAGCAAAGAGGAACTGTATTAACCTGAACACTAGATATACTCCCTTCATCCTATTTCACGAGGCACAAGTTCAATATACACAACGATTAAGAAATTATTTGACTTTATTCGACTTAAAAGCATCTAAATTGTATATTACTGGAAAATAATTTTGAAGTTTTAGATTTATTAGCAAGAGAATATTCCTGGCAGACCATAGTTTAACAAGGTGCTTATAAACGACTATCTATTGAAATGTTTAGGATACATTGTCACATTCCAAAGTGGAAACTCTATCACATAATGGGACCACAGAGGGAGTAGCAACGATTAGGTTTCCAGCAAAACAAAAGCATACTAATCTTTTGTTACTTCAAAAGCAAAATTGACTAGAAGTAACTGTTCTCACTGTACCTCTTGCAATTCCAGTATAGAATCCAAGGTTTTTCTGGAGGAGGCAAGTAGATCTGAATATGCATCTTTAACTCTGTCCTCAGAATCACAAAAGGAAGATCTTATTGGTTCCTGCAGGCAGTAAACATTCATTCAAGTTCAACTTGTCAATATCATGACTCTAGCATTGTGTTGAAACAAAATGGTAACCCAGTGAACCTGCGGAAGTCTATTGGAGTTTGAGAAAGCCTTTTGCAGCAAGAACCTTAGTTCAAGTGTCTTATCCCAGAGTGCcttagtgaaattaaaagaaggaagcAAAAAAGGAACAAGTTAATAACATAATTATGATATTAGCACTAGTCAATCATTAATCTTGTCATTTCAATGGAATAGTCATGTAAATAATATTAGCACTAAAGCTATTAACTCAGCAATAAACAAGCCAAGAAGCAAAAGACGTATAGTTTATGATAAGAATGGaccttgggcctaactcaaccccaaaagctagcttaTGAGGTGAGGATTGCCCAAGCCATATAAGGAGACCAAGGACCTCAAATCTCTCCGATGTGGGACAACTCAACACCCCCCCCCCTCATGCCCAGACCTCTGGGGCGTGGACAACATAAATGGGGGCCCAACATCGGTAATAATAATTGGGATGGGTTTGGCTATGATACCATGATAAGAATGGACCTTGGGCTTAACTCAATCCCAAAAGCTAGCTTATGAGGTGAGGATTGCCCAAGCCATATAAGGAGACCAAGGACCTCAAATCCCTCCGATGTGGGACAACTCAACAGTTTATATGCAACTCAATCATATATCTATTGAAGATACAGCATAGATATTTATGGGAAACATAGGAGGAGCAAATAACTGCCAATCACACAGTACGCATTTCTGTTCCCTGTAACCAGGACTTATTTTAATTGAAGCAATAGGAAGTGTGTATACAATAAAGACACGCTCATAAGAAGGTGAAACTAAAGATTATCATCTGCACCATCTGGTGCACTATACCTTCTGGTTTCTAACTGCTTGTCCTTTGAGAAGATCCTCGTCCTTATGGCGCTTCAGATTCCCCAAAAGATCTCTGTGCACACAATGACC
Proteins encoded:
- the LOC104243190 gene encoding uncharacterized protein, which produces MSKSSKRSRKVEESESNSEFENDEMLNEMSDDVENFDEVNDSDDNNDYSDGDDDDDDVSHYNNDDKSGEQEEEEDEEGDQEEEEEREKLTEDHKIAGIEELKKEYMELKHKEQDLLGNLKRHKDEDLLKGQAVRNQKALWDKTLELRFLLQKAFSNSNRLPQEPIRSSFCDSEDRVKDAYSDLLASSRKTLDSILELQEVLLEKNPSITQSMDVNSGKRLKLSEDYVESNGEVDEDWQKISQMHSRMAAFRDKSIDKWQRKTQVTSGAAAIKGKLQAFNQDISQQVAGYMRDPSKMIKGMQQSRSAVALFGTVSDASGNGEGINMDGDPELLDDSEFYQQLLKEFFEAVDPASSETAFYALKRLQTKKRKIVDRRASKSRKIRYNIHEKIVNFMAPQPVNLPPMAPKLFENLFTGGSTHRPINILH